The DNA region GCTAGGATACAGTCCTGTCTTGTTTTTGAAAATACGGCTGAAATAATGAGAATCACTGTATCCTACCGCTTTACCTACTGTCTTGATATCCATATCTTCAAAGGCCGCGAGCATGCGTTTTGCTTCGTTGATTCGAAGTCCTGTCATATATTTGAGCGGTGTTTCGCCCGTTACTTTTTTGAAGCACTTTCCCAGGTAATCCACACTGAAATGCATCTGTCCTGCCATATCCTGCAACGTGATTTCGTGCATATAGTTCTGTTTCAGATACCGTTTGACAGCCTCTGCAATATCTTCCGGCTTTACCTGTTCGTCCTGCACCGCGCTGACATGGGCCAGCGAGTCTCCTGCGCTGCCGAGTTTTAATTCCATCGCGTCCAGCAGCGTCCGGAGTTGCTGCTCCGTGAGTGGTTTGAGGAGATAATCCTCCACTTTATAATGGATCGCCTGACGTGCATATTCAAACTCATGGTGGCCGCTCAGGATTACAATCTTGACATGGGGGTAGGCAAAATACAGATGTTTTGCCAGTTCCAGCCCATTCATAACAGGCATCTGAATATCGGTAACAACCAGGTCAGGCACCATTTGTTCAATTAGCTGTAATGCTTCCTGTCCGTTCCTCGCTTCACCAATCACCTCGAAACGTGTGCTGAGCTCTCTGAATTTACGCGATACATTGCGGCGAATCAATGCCTCGTCCTCGACAATAATAGTTCTATACGTCATCGTCATGGATTGAACGGTGCTCCTTTCGAATGGAACCTCCAATGGTAATGCTCACTCCACCAGAAAACTTGTTTACAATATGAATACGAGCTGCGGCGCCATACCATAACTTCAGTCTGATCCAAATGTTCCGGAGGCCCATCCCGCCCATCTCCAGCTCAGGCATGCGCTCCCATTCCTGTGATTTCTTCATGTATTGCTGTATGGCGCTAAGCGCCTCGGGTTCCATACCAGGTCCGTTATCTTCTACTGTTATTTGCCATGCCTTTGCTATCATGTCCAGTTCTCCAATGATATGTATCCTCCAGGGTGGCGTATCCCCAAGTCCATACTTCATGACATTTTCCAATAGAGGCTGAATCAGAAGCATCGGAACCTGAATGTCTTTCATTGCGTCAGGGATACGAAATTCATAGACCAGATCATCTTCAA from Paenibacillus sp. JNUCC-31 includes:
- a CDS encoding response regulator transcription factor, yielding MTMTYRTIIVEDEALIRRNVSRKFRELSTRFEVIGEARNGQEALQLIEQMVPDLVVTDIQMPVMNGLELAKHLYFAYPHVKIVILSGHHEFEYARQAIHYKVEDYLLKPLTEQQLRTLLDAMELKLGSAGDSLAHVSAVQDEQVKPEDIAEAVKRYLKQNYMHEITLQDMAGQMHFSVDYLGKCFKKVTGETPLKYMTGLRINEAKRMLAAFEDMDIKTVGKAVGYSDSHYFSRIFKNKTGLYPSEYRQQLQ